A portion of the Chlamydia caviae GPIC genome contains these proteins:
- the dapA gene encoding 4-hydroxy-tetrahydrodipicolinate synthase — MKLLTACITPFLPNYEIDFLSFERILYSQKKEGNGVVLLGSTGESLALTVKEKESLVAFACSLKLQIPIVVGVSGTSLNDALEWMKICHAYPIDGFLIPSPIYTKPGVYGQTLWFESLLNTTDKPVILYNIPSRAGTPLYLETVGALASHPSCYGVKDSGGSIERCREYAQIAPHLVVYCGDDSLWPQMHSYGAQGLISVLSNSWPREARSYVDNPYQESNTLLWQELSLWLSLTTNPIAIKAVLAYKQDIAHSVLRLPLSIADLQNAEALPNVVEKMLKWSQIYPVHT, encoded by the coding sequence ATGAAATTACTTACCGCATGCATTACTCCATTTCTTCCTAATTATGAAATTGATTTTCTAAGTTTTGAGAGAATTTTATATTCTCAAAAAAAAGAAGGAAATGGCGTTGTGCTTCTTGGAAGTACTGGCGAAAGTCTAGCATTAACAGTGAAGGAAAAAGAGAGCTTAGTTGCTTTTGCATGTTCTTTGAAATTGCAGATTCCTATAGTTGTGGGAGTGTCTGGCACTTCATTAAACGATGCTTTAGAGTGGATGAAGATATGCCATGCGTATCCTATTGACGGATTTTTAATCCCTAGTCCTATTTATACAAAACCTGGGGTCTATGGTCAGACCTTATGGTTCGAATCCCTCTTAAATACTACGGACAAGCCTGTAATTTTATACAACATTCCCTCTAGAGCAGGAACACCTTTGTATTTAGAGACTGTAGGTGCATTAGCCAGCCATCCCTCCTGCTACGGAGTGAAAGATTCTGGAGGATCTATAGAACGATGCCGCGAATATGCACAAATAGCTCCTCATCTTGTTGTGTATTGCGGAGATGATAGCTTGTGGCCCCAAATGCACTCATATGGAGCTCAAGGACTCATTTCTGTTTTGTCCAATAGCTGGCCGAGAGAAGCGCGTAGCTACGTAGATAATCCTTACCAAGAAAGCAACACGCTGTTGTGGCAAGAGCTATCTTTATGGCTTAGCCTTACGACAAACCCTATAGCGATAAAGGCTGTGCTTGCCTACAAGCAAGATATTGCTCACAGCGTTTTGCGTTTACCCTTATCTATTGCGGATTTGCAAAATGCAGAAGCCTTGCCAAATGTTGTGGAAAAAATGTTGAAGTGGTCGCAAATCTATCCAGTCCATACATAG
- a CDS encoding phenylalanine 4-monooxygenase, with translation MAHHIATPPSNSENYSGALLNSRLPLWKAYCPQVFFEYLEALHLVKGSAIDFDLINNILLSKSGFTLSPTQEYLPPHNYLFELSQKRFPIATQMRAVDDDGFSIFPDLIHDVFCHVPWLLHPEFMKFFFTMGQLFIKAIRRAKEIYPIEDQPRILNSNALAISRCFWFTVENGLIEEQGKRKAYGAAILSSTEQLTYTFNNNVFVSPFKTEHIIQRPCNPNSIQTTFFIIRDFDELNAISEQMHQFLNQGQLDFIVFGPHDIYYPDIVYFLNEHVLA, from the coding sequence ATGGCTCATCATATTGCCACACCACCTTCTAATTCTGAAAATTATTCGGGTGCACTTCTAAATTCTCGACTTCCTTTGTGGAAAGCTTACTGCCCTCAAGTTTTTTTTGAATATTTAGAAGCGCTACACTTAGTTAAAGGATCGGCTATAGATTTCGACCTTATCAATAACATCTTATTGTCAAAATCAGGATTTACACTATCACCAACGCAAGAATATCTCCCTCCCCACAATTACTTATTTGAGTTAAGTCAAAAGCGTTTTCCTATAGCTACACAAATGCGCGCCGTAGATGACGACGGCTTTTCTATTTTTCCCGATCTGATTCACGATGTATTTTGCCACGTTCCCTGGCTACTACATCCCGAGTTTATGAAGTTTTTCTTTACTATGGGACAGCTGTTTATAAAAGCTATACGTAGAGCAAAGGAGATCTACCCTATCGAAGATCAACCGCGCATCCTCAATAGTAACGCTCTCGCCATCTCAAGATGTTTTTGGTTTACCGTAGAAAATGGCCTTATCGAAGAACAGGGAAAAAGAAAAGCTTATGGAGCTGCTATATTGAGCTCCACGGAACAATTAACCTATACTTTTAATAATAACGTGTTCGTCTCCCCATTTAAAACGGAGCACATTATACAACGTCCTTGCAATCCAAATTCCATACAAACAACATTCTTTATTATCCGCGATTTCGACGAATTAAATGCTATCTCGGAACAAATGCACCAGTTTCTAAATCAGGGACAACTTGATTTTATTGTCTTTGGTCCCCACGACATATATTATCCAGACATCGTCTACTTTTTAAATGAGCATGTCCTTGCATAA
- a CDS encoding scaffolding protein, with translation MRIIIAAKVNAVSVLRRLEQRSLCHVVCCPIDCFEALNAIIEVWELFDALPAKVRECFGNDPEEMLECLNYEDKYFNNLENPSKSVSLASQILKTETKIRAIMMRIFVQRKRLKLASKKTEDFRKEELA, from the coding sequence TTGAGGATCATTATTGCTGCAAAGGTTAATGCTGTAAGCGTTTTAAGGCGTTTAGAGCAACGATCTCTGTGTCATGTGGTTTGTTGCCCTATTGACTGTTTCGAGGCTCTAAACGCAATTATAGAGGTTTGGGAGCTGTTTGACGCTTTGCCTGCTAAAGTTCGTGAGTGTTTTGGAAATGATCCGGAAGAGATGTTGGAATGTTTAAACTATGAAGATAAATATTTTAACAACCTTGAAAATCCTTCTAAAAGCGTTAGTCTAGCTAGTCAAATTTTGAAAACGGAGACCAAAATTAGGGCCATAATGATGCGCATTTTTGTGCAAAGAAAGAGGTTGAAATTGGCCTCTAAAAAAACGGAGGATTTTAGGAAAGAAGAGCTAGCGTAA
- a CDS encoding aspartate kinase — MSPVVYKFGGTSLGTAESIRKVYAIVCKNTPRFIVVSAVAGITDLLDMFCCVSSEYREQIVLDIAKKHDEIIHELQLAFSLSPWIEKLNKWVDKKEISLGDRAEILALGEDISASLFQAFCHSNNFPIEFLEARTVILTDDEYHRATPDISRMRENWHTLNLKGDACYITQGFIGASTSGKTTVLGRGGSDYSGALIAEMSCAEEVRIYTDVNGIYTMDPRIIEDAQLIPELSFEEMQNLATFGAKILYPPMLSPCVRAGIPIFVTSTFDVSKGGTWIYAMDKTVSYEPRVKALSLRQHQRLWSVDCGILGAVSLDKILPILDTYRILPGLITSQDAKVSFTTDDDDISEEIIQDLYSQLSNIGTVHMLYDLALITMIGSGLASTKVVTTVTDKLRNYPAPVFCCCQSCMALSLVVPENLAGSIVEQLHNDYVKQKFSVV, encoded by the coding sequence ATGTCTCCAGTAGTGTATAAATTTGGCGGGACGAGTTTAGGGACTGCAGAAAGTATACGCAAGGTGTACGCTATTGTTTGTAAGAATACACCACGTTTTATTGTTGTTAGCGCTGTAGCGGGAATTACAGATCTATTAGATATGTTTTGTTGTGTCTCTAGTGAATATCGTGAACAGATTGTTCTTGATATTGCCAAGAAGCATGATGAAATTATTCATGAACTCCAGCTTGCCTTTTCCCTATCTCCTTGGATAGAGAAGTTAAACAAGTGGGTGGATAAAAAAGAAATTTCTCTAGGTGATCGCGCAGAGATTCTTGCGTTAGGTGAGGATATATCCGCTTCTTTGTTTCAAGCTTTCTGTCATAGCAATAATTTTCCTATAGAATTTTTGGAAGCAAGAACGGTCATATTGACAGATGATGAATATCATCGGGCAACCCCTGATATTTCACGTATGCGAGAAAATTGGCATACACTTAATCTGAAAGGTGATGCTTGCTATATCACTCAAGGATTTATAGGAGCGAGTACTTCTGGTAAGACCACGGTATTGGGTAGAGGAGGAAGTGATTATTCCGGAGCGTTAATTGCTGAGATGAGTTGCGCTGAAGAAGTGCGTATTTATACCGATGTGAACGGCATTTATACGATGGATCCAAGAATTATTGAAGATGCGCAGCTCATACCAGAATTAAGTTTTGAAGAAATGCAAAATCTCGCTACTTTCGGAGCTAAAATTCTTTATCCTCCTATGCTTTCTCCGTGTGTGCGTGCTGGGATTCCTATTTTTGTAACCTCCACTTTTGATGTTTCTAAAGGAGGTACGTGGATCTATGCTATGGATAAAACCGTGAGCTATGAACCTCGTGTAAAGGCGCTTTCCTTACGTCAGCATCAGAGATTATGGTCTGTAGACTGTGGTATTTTAGGTGCTGTGAGCTTAGATAAGATATTGCCCATACTCGATACCTACCGTATTCTTCCTGGACTGATAACTTCTCAAGATGCCAAGGTATCTTTTACCACCGATGATGATGATATTTCTGAAGAGATTATCCAAGATCTCTATAGCCAGCTGTCTAACATAGGCACCGTGCATATGCTTTATGATCTAGCTTTGATTACGATGATTGGTTCTGGATTAGCTTCAACAAAGGTTGTCACTACAGTTACAGATAAATTACGTAATTACCCTGCTCCTGTATTCTGTTGTTGTCAAAGTTGCATGGCATTGAGCTTAGTCGTTCCTGAAAATCTAGCGGGAAGTATTGTAGAACAACTCCATAATGATTATGTTAAGCAGAAGTTTTCTGTAGTATAA
- the asd gene encoding aspartate-semialdehyde dehydrogenase has protein sequence MRVAVLGATGLVGQKFVALLHKWFPWHICEVVASETKYSQTYGSACVWQESLGPMPESMARVPIRRIEDIESDIIVSFLPEGIAESLETYCLSKGKLVFSNASAYRMHPAVPILIPEVNQDHMSLVVKQPFSGRIITNSNCCVSGIALALSPLQEFGIDRVNIVTLQSASGAGHPGVSSMDVLGNTIPHIVGEEEKIHRETLKILGKCDEPAHFPIAVSVHRVPVVYGHTLTLHVTFLNSMDIEEILHSYHRRNEEFPGTYKLYDTLWHPQARKDLTDDDMRVHIGPITYGGGDFRTIKMNILIHNLVRGAAGALLTNMHNYCFQHTGEYACLQ, from the coding sequence ATGCGTGTGGCTGTTTTGGGAGCTACTGGGCTGGTCGGTCAAAAGTTTGTCGCTCTCTTGCATAAATGGTTTCCTTGGCATATTTGTGAAGTGGTTGCCTCCGAGACAAAATATAGTCAAACTTATGGTTCTGCGTGTGTCTGGCAAGAGTCTTTAGGTCCCATGCCAGAAAGTATGGCTCGCGTCCCTATTCGTAGAATTGAAGATATCGAATCAGATATTATCGTATCTTTTTTGCCGGAAGGCATAGCAGAATCCTTGGAGACATATTGTTTGTCTAAGGGAAAGTTGGTTTTCTCTAATGCCTCTGCCTATAGAATGCATCCTGCGGTTCCTATTCTTATCCCTGAAGTCAATCAAGATCATATGAGTCTTGTGGTTAAGCAGCCTTTTTCAGGAAGGATCATTACGAATTCTAATTGCTGTGTTTCTGGTATTGCCTTAGCTTTATCTCCTTTACAGGAATTTGGTATTGATCGCGTAAATATTGTCACATTACAATCGGCAAGTGGAGCCGGTCATCCTGGGGTTTCTTCTATGGATGTTTTGGGAAATACGATTCCTCATATAGTAGGGGAAGAAGAAAAAATTCATAGAGAGACGCTAAAGATTTTAGGCAAGTGTGATGAACCTGCGCATTTTCCTATAGCAGTTTCTGTGCATCGTGTTCCTGTAGTGTATGGGCATACATTAACTTTACATGTGACTTTTCTCAATTCTATGGATATTGAAGAAATTCTTCATTCCTACCATCGTAGGAATGAAGAATTTCCAGGGACATATAAGCTTTATGATACTCTTTGGCATCCACAAGCAAGAAAAGATCTTACGGATGATGATATGCGTGTTCATATAGGCCCCATTACTTATGGTGGAGGAGATTTTCGAACAATAAAAATGAATATATTGATACATAATCTTGTTCGGGGCGCTGCGGGAGCTTTATTGACAAACATGCACAACTATTGTTTTCAGCATACTGGAGAATATGCATGTCTCCAGTAG
- a CDS encoding SDR family oxidoreductase: protein MYHCSNLKKQIGYFLTGLTLLSSTYALATTEENHPCVVLTGASGQLGSGIARYLHDKDYHLLLVGRQNSKLCALHQQNPNSSTLAIDYSLPGYLADYKNALKELNRPIHGLIISTPRPIWSGILQSPESWETTLQTTFIAQTALIQATLPYMSPQSSIVIIGGTASVQLLSSYGLSCVIRRMWTTYAKALAHELGPKGIRVNVVSPGIVCTSFHKERIRERARVNHSSYAEEYTKETDAIPLRRFCETEELAQTIEFLLSSSSSFISGINLVLDGGFTSSLN from the coding sequence ATGTATCACTGTAGCAATCTCAAAAAACAGATAGGGTATTTTCTAACCGGATTAACCTTATTGTCCTCTACTTACGCATTAGCAACAACTGAGGAAAATCATCCCTGTGTTGTGCTCACAGGAGCTTCAGGTCAATTAGGATCAGGAATCGCACGCTATCTTCATGATAAAGATTACCACCTACTGCTTGTCGGAAGACAAAATAGCAAGCTATGCGCTCTGCACCAGCAAAACCCCAATTCCTCAACCCTAGCTATCGACTATTCCCTTCCAGGATATCTTGCTGATTATAAAAATGCGCTTAAAGAGCTCAATCGCCCCATTCACGGACTTATTATTTCTACCCCACGGCCTATTTGGAGTGGCATATTACAATCTCCAGAGTCTTGGGAAACTACATTACAGACAACCTTCATAGCACAGACCGCTTTGATTCAAGCGACTCTTCCCTATATGAGTCCACAAAGCTCTATTGTGATTATCGGAGGAACCGCATCGGTACAGTTACTCTCCTCCTACGGACTTTCCTGTGTGATTCGTCGTATGTGGACAACATACGCGAAAGCCTTAGCCCATGAATTAGGTCCTAAAGGGATTCGCGTAAATGTTGTCTCTCCAGGAATTGTGTGCACTTCATTTCACAAAGAAAGAATTCGAGAAAGAGCAAGAGTAAATCACTCTAGTTATGCAGAAGAATACACTAAAGAAACCGACGCCATACCCTTACGACGTTTTTGCGAAACCGAAGAGCTAGCACAAACTATCGAGTTTCTTCTCTCGTCATCATCATCTTTCATTTCAGGAATTAATTTAGTTCTCGATGGAGGGTTTACAAGCTCTCTGAACTAA
- a CDS encoding queuosine precursor transporter: MSLHKDRVFFNLALTFSLILILSNLVAASRLIVTPYFTIPGGLLFYPMTFMISNIVNEIFGPEKTRHMVFTAFAGNILSLILLQIVSFLPASSSEIANAWHTLFDISPVAFIASFTAFSTSQHLDIVSFHFFKQRFPKSPLWIRNNASSMLSQMVDTLIVDLGVIYLGMHLPLTKTLQIMTCSYLYKIFFSIATTPVFYMGIRKISSVYKDNIKTKHETLV; encoded by the coding sequence ATGTCCTTGCATAAAGATAGGGTATTTTTTAACCTAGCCCTCACCTTTTCATTGATTCTGATCCTATCGAATCTGGTAGCAGCTTCTAGGCTCATCGTCACCCCCTACTTCACTATTCCCGGAGGACTACTTTTCTATCCCATGACCTTTATGATTTCTAACATCGTTAATGAAATCTTTGGTCCGGAAAAAACCCGACACATGGTATTTACAGCATTTGCCGGAAATATTCTTTCCTTAATACTTCTCCAAATCGTCTCTTTTCTTCCAGCTTCTTCCTCAGAAATAGCAAATGCCTGGCATACGCTATTTGATATTAGTCCCGTCGCCTTTATCGCCTCCTTTACCGCTTTTTCTACTTCACAACATCTAGACATCGTTTCCTTCCACTTTTTTAAACAGCGCTTTCCTAAATCCCCCCTTTGGATACGTAATAACGCATCCTCCATGCTCTCACAAATGGTCGATACCCTCATTGTTGATCTCGGCGTAATCTACCTAGGAATGCATCTACCCCTTACAAAAACTTTACAAATCATGACATGCTCATACCTATATAAAATTTTCTTTAGCATAGCTACTACGCCAGTTTTTTATATGGGAATAAGAAAGATATCCAGCGTTTATAAAGATAATATAAAAACAAAACACGAGACATTAGTATAG
- a CDS encoding Ulp1 family isopeptidase, translating into MANFLLSSPSIPPGSTYTLYNPLPGQGNAAPARKKTPVTGPGSFDNASFLSKLARAILAAILIIVTLGLILCIMSSQNLLDLNTHEICLDYSDYDYPSYLPYGYDPTFFPATPTVTFESWDSSEILDQFLRLFKTRTDLFVPERTVEIATYFSIERIILQDMHMYDLNTQQLLDQPDPSQCRHNEITEYPHLQGRNCNNFRIFAYPMWHHPMANNQEEMTARMDATIQAGYAGISHWTSVIVNLDRREVLFFDSLAHFVENNKIDPVLKSLATRLGNCHLDANGARSPFTVKKVVKTPVQKDGSSCGMWVALFLEKYLENPNYVPPTMGYTETQNFIQNYLDNLPGADGNHDMQPAPIN; encoded by the coding sequence ATGGCTAATTTCCTTCTTTCTTCGCCAAGTATCCCACCAGGGTCAACCTATACCCTATACAATCCTCTTCCTGGGCAAGGGAACGCTGCGCCTGCGAGGAAAAAAACACCTGTTACTGGTCCAGGATCGTTTGATAACGCCTCATTTTTAAGTAAACTAGCCCGAGCAATCCTAGCTGCTATACTGATTATTGTTACTCTAGGGTTAATTCTGTGCATCATGTCCTCACAAAATCTCTTGGACTTGAATACCCATGAAATCTGCTTAGATTACTCAGACTACGACTATCCTTCTTATCTCCCTTATGGGTATGATCCAACGTTCTTCCCAGCAACCCCAACAGTTACATTTGAAAGCTGGGATAGCTCCGAGATTTTAGACCAATTCCTACGGTTATTCAAAACCCGTACCGATTTGTTCGTTCCAGAAAGAACTGTAGAAATCGCTACCTATTTTTCTATAGAACGCATAATACTTCAGGATATGCATATGTATGACCTGAATACTCAGCAACTCCTAGACCAACCCGATCCTAGCCAATGTCGCCACAATGAAATAACCGAGTACCCTCACCTACAAGGCAGAAACTGTAATAATTTCCGCATATTTGCCTATCCTATGTGGCACCATCCCATGGCAAATAATCAAGAGGAAATGACAGCGAGAATGGATGCAACAATACAAGCAGGGTATGCAGGAATATCTCATTGGACCTCGGTAATTGTAAACCTAGATAGAAGAGAAGTACTTTTCTTCGACAGTCTCGCGCATTTTGTAGAGAACAATAAGATCGATCCCGTTTTGAAATCGCTAGCGACCAGATTAGGAAACTGTCATTTGGATGCTAACGGAGCACGCTCTCCATTTACTGTAAAAAAAGTTGTCAAAACTCCTGTGCAAAAAGATGGTTCATCTTGTGGGATGTGGGTAGCATTATTCCTTGAGAAATATTTAGAAAACCCCAACTATGTCCCCCCTACCATGGGATATACTGAAACCCAAAACTTTATACAAAATTATCTAGACAATCTTCCTGGAGCCGACGGAAATCACGATATGCAGCCAGCACCTATAAATTAA
- a CDS encoding DUF687 domain-containing protein produces the protein MVLPVNLGSSPTLESISLEDQHIDSRDTETHFPEQTTEQVNLFIHGGLRPFVTESSEIFEAVSIFDNNREIPAAYDVDVTYINGSGQTLAEAQLESLYISEVRNVPVRMLYNLGSGDWYSRLSRRPSFSRSSPLCQALLDSLHHFFSRPGNQHRNHVIIFYGDGGAVVQQVLDRTPYVDRIRVIGIAPTVYVIGNNVHHFRVAGDITTLLDHDGFTQANVTTVSYASGAEGVFFPSVRCPSYLWALRLIGPPPFEIEAERTANQIALVEIGHGSGAFERLSELLRLGDTSAEAEFNFAPTAATDVVLSSIFSIFRISGLLQEYIILSVTYHPDVEVSYVIVCGYSLNLLRYFLLLFTNRRSIRDSYRSIRLAAHGIAPLIFLVTLLDNINCVRRYGRSPAILQAVFVVASTLSGSVVFMEIFRHCLRGLRGRIQSSILQRLTGSSEESRGVVRSTEGGRIGSVQMMIGSAHGIFLAVTIGILNSIIINLPSVLGRSSITDTGVYSNQLHNASLAWQTGDVLVVSQTVSLFICMIVLVANIMILVGLVSRNRRQ, from the coding sequence ATGGTTTTGCCTGTCAATCTTGGCAGCAGTCCGACTCTAGAAAGTATCAGTTTAGAAGATCAACATATAGATTCTAGGGATACCGAGACCCACTTTCCTGAACAGACTACAGAACAAGTAAATTTATTTATTCATGGCGGTCTTAGGCCGTTTGTCACAGAATCCTCAGAGATATTTGAAGCCGTAAGTATTTTTGATAACAATAGAGAAATCCCTGCGGCATATGATGTCGATGTTACCTATATTAATGGTAGTGGTCAAACTCTAGCAGAAGCACAGCTAGAATCTCTATATATTAGTGAAGTGCGTAACGTCCCCGTACGCATGTTGTATAATTTAGGATCAGGAGATTGGTATTCGCGATTGTCTCGAAGACCTAGCTTTTCTCGATCTAGTCCCTTATGCCAAGCATTATTAGATTCTTTGCATCATTTCTTCTCTCGTCCTGGGAATCAACATAGAAACCATGTAATTATATTTTATGGAGATGGGGGAGCCGTAGTTCAGCAGGTGTTAGATCGTACTCCCTATGTAGATAGAATTCGTGTGATTGGTATTGCTCCGACGGTATACGTCATAGGAAATAACGTACATCATTTTAGAGTGGCTGGAGATATCACCACTCTTTTAGACCATGATGGATTTACGCAAGCTAATGTAACGACGGTTTCCTACGCCTCGGGAGCAGAGGGGGTGTTTTTCCCAAGTGTACGTTGCCCGAGCTATCTTTGGGCTTTGCGTTTAATAGGACCTCCTCCCTTCGAAATAGAAGCTGAAAGAACCGCGAATCAGATTGCTTTGGTAGAGATCGGTCATGGAAGTGGAGCATTTGAGAGATTATCAGAATTATTAAGATTGGGAGATACTTCTGCAGAGGCAGAATTTAACTTCGCGCCAACAGCAGCAACCGATGTGGTTTTATCGAGTATATTCAGCATATTTAGAATTAGCGGTCTATTGCAAGAGTACATTATTCTTTCCGTTACTTACCATCCTGATGTTGAAGTTTCTTATGTCATTGTTTGTGGCTACAGTTTGAATTTACTTCGTTATTTCCTTCTATTGTTTACAAATCGCCGGTCTATTCGCGATTCGTATAGATCAATAAGACTAGCTGCTCACGGGATAGCTCCGTTAATTTTCTTAGTGACTCTACTTGATAATATCAATTGCGTAAGAAGATACGGACGCTCTCCTGCAATTTTACAAGCTGTATTTGTTGTAGCATCGACATTAAGCGGTAGTGTCGTGTTCATGGAGATATTTCGACATTGTTTGAGGGGATTGCGTGGGCGTATCCAAAGCTCAATTTTACAAAGATTAACAGGATCATCTGAAGAATCTAGGGGAGTTGTGCGTTCTACAGAAGGAGGGAGGATAGGCTCTGTTCAGATGATGATAGGCTCAGCTCATGGAATATTCTTAGCTGTTACTATCGGCATTTTAAACAGTATAATTATTAACTTGCCTAGCGTATTAGGTAGGAGCTCTATTACAGATACAGGTGTGTATTCTAATCAGCTACACAATGCTTCCTTAGCTTGGCAAACTGGAGATGTTTTAGTGGTATCGCAGACGGTAAGCCTGTTTATATGTATGATCGTATTAGTGGCAAATATTATGATTCTGGTGGGTTTGGTAAGTAGAAATCGTCGTCAGTAA
- a CDS encoding 4-hydroxy-tetrahydrodipicolinate reductase codes for MRVGIIGCSGRMGTLLSNLLRATARFTLGPGFSRTSTHSLASVIDNNDVLVDFSSSSLSEELFRALLSNPKPLIFATTKPAPSSSIDEKIEDLAAYVPVVVCPNTSLGAYVQKRLAALLAAVFDDAYDIRITEVHHRGKKDAISGTANELVSILCDAKKKEWQQEYRVGADSDSVKNIELHASRVGNISGEHEIAFISDKEQITLRHTVFSREVFAEGVLRILDWLLNESPPPGCYGPEVGLKVSV; via the coding sequence ATGCGCGTTGGTATTATCGGATGTTCTGGAAGAATGGGGACGTTACTCAGTAATTTATTGAGGGCAACAGCACGTTTTACTTTGGGCCCTGGATTTTCCAGAACAAGTACGCATTCTTTAGCCTCTGTTATAGACAATAATGATGTTCTTGTAGATTTTTCTTCTTCATCTTTGTCTGAAGAACTTTTCCGGGCTTTGCTCTCTAATCCAAAACCTTTGATTTTTGCTACGACTAAACCTGCACCGTCTTCATCTATAGACGAAAAAATAGAGGATTTAGCAGCTTATGTTCCTGTTGTTGTTTGTCCAAATACGAGCTTAGGAGCGTATGTGCAGAAGCGTTTAGCAGCTCTACTTGCCGCTGTTTTTGATGATGCCTATGATATTCGCATTACTGAGGTGCATCATCGAGGGAAGAAGGATGCGATTTCAGGAACAGCGAACGAATTAGTTTCTATTCTTTGTGATGCTAAGAAGAAGGAATGGCAGCAGGAGTATCGTGTTGGGGCTGATAGCGACAGTGTGAAGAATATTGAATTGCACGCATCGCGTGTGGGCAACATTTCTGGGGAGCATGAAATCGCTTTTATCAGTGATAAGGAGCAAATTACCTTGCGGCATACTGTCTTTTCTCGCGAAGTCTTTGCTGAGGGGGTTTTGAGAATTTTAGACTGGTTGCTAAACGAATCTCCACCTCCTGGATGTTATGGACCTGAAGTGGGGCTAAAGGTTTCTGTGTAA